The Magnolia sinica isolate HGM2019 chromosome 10, MsV1, whole genome shotgun sequence genome includes a window with the following:
- the LOC131216874 gene encoding uncharacterized methyltransferase At2g41040, chloroplastic gives MASATLPPFHPTLLQKCPSSLRNLRFYPRRLSILRRSPPFRFRASLAVATGPDSLVQPLNSGEPQKDAVEFDLLACPVCYEPLIRKGPPGLSLQAIYRSGFKCRKCNKTFSSKDDFLDLTVTAGTKDYNEFKPARTELFRSPLVSFLYERGWRQNFSRSGFPGPDEEFKMAQEYFKPAAGGLLVDVSCGSGLFSRKFAKSEVYSGVIALDFSENMLRQCYDFISKDESLSTVNIALVRADVSRLPFSSGSVDAVHAGAALHCWPSPSNAVSIFSFLYSCPNC, from the exons ATGGCATCTGCGACGCTTCCCCCCTTCCACCCCACCCTCTTGCAGAAATGCCCCTCCTCTTTGAGGAATTTACGCTTCTACCCTCGGCGGCTATCGATCCTCAGACGCAGCCCTCCCTTCAGATTCCGAGCTAGTTTGGCCGTTGCCACGGGCCCG GATTCACTCGTTCAACCCTTGAATTCAGGAGAGCCACAAAAGGATGCAGTGGAATTTGACTTGCTAGCATGCCCAGTTTGTTATGAACCACTAATAAGGAAGGGCCCTCCTGGTTTGAGCTT GCAAGCAATCTATCGGTCTGGTTTCAAATGTCGGAAATGCAATAAGACATTCTCTAGCAAAGACGACTTTCTGGACCTCACAGTTACTGCAGGAACAAAGGACTACAACGAATTCAAACCGGCTAGGACTGAGCTATTCAG GAGCCCACTTGTTTCGTTCTTGTATGAAAGAGGGTGGCGCCAAAATTTTAGCCGGAGTGGCTTTCCTGGTCCTGATGAAGAG TTCAAAATGGCTCAGGAATACTTTAAACCTGCAGCAGGTGGTCTTCTTGTAGATGTCAGCTGTGGGAGTGGTTTATTTTCGAGAAAATTTGCCAAATCCGAAGTTTACTCCGGAGTTATTGCTTTAGATTTTTCTGAGAATATGCTTCGTCAATGTTATGATTTTATTAGTAAAGATGAATCTCTCTCAACTGT AAACATTGCTCTTGTCCGGGCAGATGTTTCAAGGCTCCCCTTTTCATCAGGTTCAGTTGATGCTGTTCATGCTGGGGCTGCATTGCATTGCTGGCCATCTCCCTCCAATGCTGTgagtatcttttcttttctttattcatgCCCCAACTGCTAA